TTGATGTTTCGGTGACATGGTCCGGCAGGTCGCAACGTTGCTTTTTCAGATCACGCTGGTCGTGAGCCTCGGTGTCGCGGGCATCCGTATCGCCTCGCTCGTGAACGGCGAGGCCGGATATGCGACGGCAGGCCTTGCCGCCAACACGGAAATGCTGTGGACGACCTCACCGGTGCGGGTCGATCCTCGTCGCCAAAACTATGAACGCATCCCGACGCCGCCCGATCTCTATCCCCTCAAAATGCATGCGGATCAGCGCCTGCGCGTGGTTGCCAGCAACCGCTTCACTTTCAAGGGGCAGGAATTCCGGCTGGCGGGCGTGGAGGAAGTCGATCGCAACCGGGTCTGCGCGGGTTCCGATGGCCGCCGTTATGCCTGCGGCCTGAACGCTTTCAAGGCGCTGGAGAACCGATTGCGCGGGAGATATCTCGAATGCCGCGTGGTGGAGGAGGGTGCCGCTGCCCGTTCTATCGAATGCCGGATCAACGGACAGGATGTGCGGGCATTATTGCAATAGGCGATCGGGATTGGCTGCCAACAAGGTGGATCGAAATGATTGCCTGAAGACGAGATTTGCAGGTTCTGGGAAATTTGGTGGAGCTAAGCGGGATCGAACCGCTGACCTCTTGCATGCCATGCAAGCGCTCTCCCAGCTGAGCTATAGCCCCATAAGGGTTCCGGCATTTCTTCCGGTTCCGGGAACCGAAGCGGCTGTTGTTCCGTTCGGTGGCGGCTTACTACTTCGGCTAATCGAAGAGTGCAAGCACAAAAAACAGCCCGGCTTCATTTTTTTGTCGCCGGGCTGATTTATTCAATAGGATCAAGCTTCTTCGTCGTCGCCCGTTACGCCGATGATGCCGGACATGTCGTCATCATCATCGTCTTCGTCGGCTTCGAGGAAGGTGTCGTCATCGTCGTCGATTTCCACGTCGTCGTCGTCGCCCATATCCGGGATCTCGTCGCCGCTGTTGTCTCCGTCGGCGTCTTCCAGCGATACGAGTTCGACTTCCGTGTTTTCGGTATCGACTTCCGCCACTTCCTCTTCTTCAGCCTGCTCCATCTTGGCCTGGGCGGTGCTTTCCTCAAAGAAGGAGAGCGGCCAGGACTTGCCGGTATAGGGAGAAACGACCGGGTCGCGGTTCAGATCGTAGAACTTCTTGCCGGTATCGGGGTCGGTGCGCTTGGTACCAAGTTCCGCTTTTGCCACTGTCTAAGCCTCAAATTGTCGAATGAGTTTCGGTGTGTACGCCGTAAAACCGGCATAGACGGTAAAATTTCTAGCCGGTCCCCTTAATCGTTGCGGTCTTTCGTGTCAAAGACAAACTTCGGATGTCGCCTTCCCTTGCCGCAAGCTGTATGCGGGGATGCTCATAAATATCGGGAAACATCCCGTACTCCATA
This portion of the Agrobacterium tumefaciens genome encodes:
- a CDS encoding thermonuclease family protein, with product MVRQVATLLFQITLVVSLGVAGIRIASLVNGEAGYATAGLAANTEMLWTTSPVRVDPRRQNYERIPTPPDLYPLKMHADQRLRVVASNRFTFKGQEFRLAGVEEVDRNRVCAGSDGRRYACGLNAFKALENRLRGRYLECRVVEEGAAARSIECRINGQDVRALLQ
- a CDS encoding TIGR02300 family protein, yielding MAKAELGTKRTDPDTGKKFYDLNRDPVVSPYTGKSWPLSFFEESTAQAKMEQAEEEEVAEVDTENTEVELVSLEDADGDNSGDEIPDMGDDDDVEIDDDDDTFLEADEDDDDDDMSGIIGVTGDDEEA